One genomic segment of Carassius auratus strain Wakin chromosome 29, ASM336829v1, whole genome shotgun sequence includes these proteins:
- the LOC113048074 gene encoding nuclear pore complex protein Nup50-like codes for MAKRIAEKELTDRNWDQEDEGEEAGLFSVASEDVMKNRAIKKAKRRNVGAEGESGGAFKAFKGFSLTSATGSTLFSGFGNGAGFKPVSNLTNGSVASVAPSFAGFNVPTSAKSNSGLLTFNSSASSKPTDDVTSNGSTPNNKEYSRQLTALNCSVRDWITKHVNDNPLCDLNPIFRDYERHLASIEKKYGSAASESGVESVSFGGEQKQPLMSGTGASVSGTGATVSVSGAAPQLFSFKDKDGAAADKPAAVAPPGVSFNFGQKVDSSVLGALASSGAPSFSFSSSSSSSSGVSVFGAAVSSVSPAASSSLNTASNSQTADENGEESEEPPVPVVKEIKEKDAFYSKKCKLFYKKDGEFKEKGVGTLHLKMVSENKLQLLVRADTNLGNILLNIMVPSSMPCSRTGKNNVMVVCVPNPPVDDKNPSTPVPMLIRVKTAEDADELHRTLQEKKA; via the exons ATGGCCAAGCGGATTGCAGAAAAAGAGTTGACGGACAGGAACTGGGATCAGGAAGATGAAGGAGAGGAG GCAGGATTATTTTCAGTTGCGAGTGAAGATGTGATGAAAAATCGTGCCATCAAGAAAGCCAAGCGTCGTAACGTAGGAGCAGAG GGCGAGAGTGGAGGGGCTTTCAAAGCATTTAAGGGGTTCTCTCTGACCTCCGCCACAGGGTCAACATTATTCTCGGGCTTCGGTAATGGAGCTGGTTTCAAACCTGTGTCCAACCTGACCAATGGCAGCGTAGCATCGGTGGCTCCATCTTTTGCTGGTTTTAACGTTCCCACGTCTGCTAAAAGTAACAGTG GTCTCTTAACATTCAACAGCTCCGCCTCCTCCAAGCCCACAGATGATGTCACCTCTAATGGCTCCACCCCCAACAATAAAGAATACAGCCGGCAGCTCACCGCACTAAACTGCTCTGTGCGCGACTGGATCACCAAGCATGTCAATGACAACCCCCTGTGCGACCTTAATCCTATCTTTCGTGACTACGAGCGACACCTGGCCAGCATCGAGAAGAAATATGGCAGCGCTGCATCAGAAAGTGGGGTGGAGAGCGTGTCATTTGGAGGGGAGCAGAAGCAGCCTCTGATGAGCGGAACAGGAGCTTCAGTTTCCGGCACGGGTGCTACAGTGTCTGTCAGCGGTGCAGCGCCACAGCTCTTCTCTTTCAAAGACAAGGATGGGGCTGCAGCAGACAAACCAGCAGCCGTAGCTCCTCCAGGCGTCTCCTTTAATTTCGGCCAGAAGGTGGACAGCTCTGTGCTTGGTGCACTCGCATCCAGTGGAGCACCGTCTTTCTCgttttcttcctcttcctcctcctcttcaggCGTATCTGTGTTTGGAGCAGCAGTCAGTAGTGTCAGTCCTGCGGCGTCGTCCTCTCTGAACACAGCCAGCAACAGTCAGACCGCAG aTGAAAATGGGGAGGAATCAGAGGAGCCGCCTGTTCCTGTGGTGAAAGAGATCAAGGAGAAAGACGCCTTCTACTCCAAAAA GTGTAAGTTGTTTTATAAGAAGGACGGAGAGTTTAAAGAGAAAGGGGTGGGAACACTGCATCTGAAGATGGTGTCTGAGAACAAACTTCAGCTGTTGGTGCGAGCCGACACCAACCTGG GGAACATCTTGCTGAACATCATGGTGCCCTCTTCCATGCCCTGCTCGCGGACTGGCAAAAACAACGTGATGGTGGTGTGCGTGCCAAACCCTCCTGTGGACGACAAGAACCCCAGCACGCCCGTCCCAATGCTGATCCGCGTGAAAACGGCAGAGGACGCAGACGAGCTGCACCGAACCCTGCAAGAGAAGAAAGCCTAA
- the LOC113048075 gene encoding uncharacterized protein KIAA0930 homolog gives MAAPSSQSDDPAEPDQSLQHMLKAIADERNRLSVRQDLSGLGCFKDDRIVFWTWMFSTYFMEKWAPRQDDMLFYVRRKLSYVGADNTEGKKVEVEVYRRDSKKLPGLGDPDIDWEESVYLNLILQKLDYVVTCAVCTRSDAGDIHIHKKKSQQVFASPSKHPMDSKGEESKMSYPNIFFMIDNFEEVFSEMTVGEGEMVCVELVASDKSNTFQGVIFQGSIRYEALKKVYDNRVSVAAKMAQRMSFGFYKYNNMEFVRMKGPQGKGHAEMAVSRVPTGDTSPCGTEEDQDSPLHERVTSFSTPPTPEKNRPSFFSPSLRRKVPRNRNAEMKKSHSANDSEEFFREEDDEDMCNATNLRSRSLSGTGRSLVGSWLKLNRKEEYFLLYSHLTYVTLPLHRITTDILEVRQKPILMT, from the exons ggTGCTTCAAGGATGACCGCATAGTGTTCTGGACATGGATGTTCTCCACATACTTCATGGAGAAATGGGCACCACGTCAGGACGATATGCTCTTCTATGTGCGCCGTAAGCTCTCCTACGTTGGTGCAGACAACACAGAAGGGAAGAAG GTGGAGGTGGAGGTTTACAGAAGAGACTCTAAAAAGCTGCCTGGACTCGGTGATCCTGACATCGACTGGGAGGAGAGCGTCTATCTCAATCTCATCCTGCAGAAA CTGGACTATGTGGTCACATGTGCAGTTTGCACACGGTCCGATGCAGGAGACATCCACATCCACAAGAAGAAATCACAG CAAGTGTTCGCCTCTCCGAGCAAACACCCAATGGACAGCAAAGGGGAGGAGTCAAAAATGAGCTACCCCAACATCTTCTTCATGATTGACAACTTTGAGGAG gTGTTCAGCGAGATGACTGTTGGAGAAGGTGAGATGGTATGTGTGGAGCTGGTGGCCAGTGACAAGAGCAACACATTTCAGGGCGTCATCTTCCAGGGCTCCATCCGCTACGAGGCGCTCAAGAAGGTCTATGATAACCGG GTGAGTGTGGCTGCTAAGATGGCCCAGCGGATGTCATTCGGCTTCTACAAGTACAACAACATGGAGTTTGTGCGGATGAAGGGGCCTCAGGGGAAAGGTCATGCTGAGATGGCTGTGAGTCGAGTGCCCACTGGAGACACCTCACCCTGCGGCACTGAAGAGGACCAAGACTCCCCTCTTCACGAGAGG GTGACATCATTCAGCACTCCCCCAACCCCGGAGAAAAACAGGCCCTCCTTCTTCTCACCGTCACTCCGACGGAAAGTGCCCCGAAACCGAAACGCTGAGATGAAGAAATCGCACTCGGCAAACGACAGTGAGGAGTTTTTTAGAGAAGAGGATGATGAAG ACATGTGCAACGCCACAAACCTGCGCTCCCGCTCTCTGTCAGGAACGGGCCGCTCGCTGGTGGGTTCATGGCTCAAGCTGAACAGAAAAGAGGAGTATTTTCTGTTGTATTCTCATCTCACCTACGTCACTCTTCCTTTGCATCGCATCACCACAG ATATTCTGGAGGTGAGACAAAAGCCCATTCTGATGACATAG